CATTGATCTGAAGGAACTTCGCGTGAGCAATGCCGACATTATCACCAATGATTTAGCTTGGAGCTGAATATCACAACAGGGTAACGTCCCATTTGAATGACAAAAAACCATTTAAGGCGACAAAAAACCATTTAAGGCAACAAAAATTTGGGGAGGAAATCTTTCTAGGACTCAATTATTGGATAAATCAATTTACACGTTCGGCCATGTGGGGAGTTCTGTATCATCTTCTCTGAAGCTGGTGGCCTGTCTCCGGCAGACTGAGTTTCCCTCGCTACCAAGCGCAAGAAGAGATTCCAAACTTGTGTTTTATTCACTTCATGACAAGAAAAGTCTGGACGCCTGTTAAACTACTATTGATTTGGTTCATTTAATTTGGCAGAGACAAAAATCATGTGCGAGAAACCACATGGAGAAATCTTGGCCGTTCTCTTCTCTGGTCTATGTTCTGTGTCTGGGCGCACGAGGTAAAAAGGGGCCCTTAGGCTCATCAACGCATGGCACAACAAGAGCTGGCACCAGTATTTGGCCGTAAGATCATATTGTATCCGTATGCTGCTTAGCACCAAATATACAAAAGAGGAACAGTCTTAAGCTTTTTTGTGTTCTTGACATGGATAGGACTTCTTCGTGCAATTACCAAACTAGAGCCCAGCACTACAAATTCTCTTACGACCACATAACTAATGCGAAATTCATCAGTCGCACCACAGGTGACAATCATGCAGAAATCGTCTCTCAAGGAAATTTAAGCGAAGGTGGGCAGCTTGTATTGAACATGAGATCCCTTCCATTTTCCCTCGCAATAGGAGATGAGGAAGGACAGCTTGAGCTCACTCAATCTATCATCTTAATGTAACCAGATATAGAAACAGATACCCTCGAAATAAAAATGGTGAAGTTGGCTAAAAAGGACATATACAATAACTGCATCTATcattaccctttaccaaaaaaaaaaaaaaataactgcatcTATTGATAGTCTCTACAAATTATTGCAGACAACATAATGAATAATACACATTGTGCTAACTATACTTGCTACATGTAAAAGCTATGGTAAAAGAACTAGAAAGAATGCCCTATCGATACCAGCACTCCTATCAAAACCCTCACTTCGCATACACAAGTCACATGCAATCCATCGATCAGCAGTCATCCaaacccaagaaagcaatgctGTGTCTAATCTACATCTGGTTATCACCTCCAGATATGCTTTGAATGGGGTTAGTCAATTAGTAGATCTAACTTCTAGAAGGGCACTTGCTGGCTGTCATTCACATAGATGAAGCTGAGGAGGATAAAGTTGACCTCAGCTAACTTCAGGCTGCAGCATTGGGAAGAATGACCAACTGCTCCCAGACTTCATATCTTTCCCAGCAACCTTGTCATTTGCCCACCACTCCGAGTTGATATTGGGCTTACTAGATATACCTCCATTTCTGTTGTCGAAGTTGAATTCTTTGGTGGATCCAAGTGTGATGGAGCGATGCTTTTGATAGCTATGGTCCTTCTCCACCGGACCTGACCCCTTGACAAGTTTATCATCTGTACCTTTTTCAGTGCATCgttcatcagaatcatcatcaACTCCCATAGTCCCACCTCTTTCAGCAGGGACTTCAGCTGCTTCATCCTCGGGACATTTTGATAAAGTTCCGAAAGAGGCCACGGCTTTATTTGCAAGACAACGTGCAACATCTTCACCAGTTAATTCAAATGATACTCTGTGATCTACTATTATCTCGTCATGTTTAGATCCATCATCCAATCTTGGAACCGATTCCCTTATGCTGATTTGAttgccaaaaggaagaaagccaTCGCAAGACACAGGGCCAGTGCCATCGGGAGTCAAACATCCAGAACCCAGCCTCGATCCCACTCCCATGCCATCTGGTGTTATAGATCCAGAACCAAGTCTGGACCGTAGTCCTGCACCATCCGGTGTTATAGACCCAGAACCTATTCTTGAACCCCACTTTCGAGTGGAAAAATTGTCAAAGCCCCATAACTTGGGAGCTTCCCCCATTCTTAACTCGACAAAAGGATGTTTCCCAGTGAATGGTGAAGTGGTTCCTGAATATGAGACCGCTGAACCTGGTGATCTCAGGTTGCCACCAGGGCTTCCTGGATATGACTGATTAGGAAGGAATTCACAATTGGATAGTGAAAACTTATGGTTGGTCCCACCACCCCTTTGCGTGCGTTCGAGCGAAGATGTGAGTAGTTGAGCAAAGGGAACTTCAGGAGAAGAAGGTGTTGTCAGCTGCACAGATTCCGGAGGAGGAGTAAAAGGAGCAGTGGATGGTTCGGTGGTGAAAGTGGAAAATACAGGTGGCGAAACTAGCTGGGTCTCGTAGGCATAAGGTCCAACGGCAAAGATTGATGCAGGCCCTCTAGGAGAATAAGCATTGATGGAAAGAGAAGTAAGGGAAAGTAATCCGGCGGGTGATTGGGTCGCAGATGGAGGATCAGACGGGAGGAATGATgcaggagatgagggaggagcATTAAATGGCAGCACAATAGCAGTTGATGTGGCCTGGTTCTCTGCTGCAGGAGCTGCATTACCCAGAGTCACTGGATCAGGGAGAAGGACAGCATGACCAATTCGTTTGTTGTTCTTCTGATGTCCAAAGCACCAGTATATGCTCCAGCAGCTTCCCCATCTTCTTCTCTGCATTTggttggggaaaagaaaacacaacTAAAAGTTAGAAAGCATTAAAGTCTCATCGAAATAGCAGTTACTAAAACAACGATGGGATCAAAGATCAACCAACAAGtgtttgtttcaagaaaaatcaGGCGTGCAAAAGGCAACAGTTAACCTTAACCTCTTATAAGAAGTCATTTAGGCGACTCACAATTACTAGAACTAATCCATGAGTTTCGTAAGAGAATCTATACTATCTTGATTCATTAACATGACAATCTATAGGCTCCACTACCTGACGTGACTCGTGACCAATAAGTTGACCGGAAGAGCTTTACGCTAACAGGAACAAAAGTTATAAATAGCTCCTATCTGGATAATAATCAGTCGACTTGCACAAAATCGGAAAAGGTCACAATGTAAGAGTAAAATTACGTGAGACCACAACCTGaagtggtttaatatttaaactTCCTagcactcatcatcatgcataggCTGGAATTTGGCTCAACACCAAATTGTGGAAATATATAACAAGCAAGATAAATAGGGGCCAGATCGATTTGAAGTCAGATCCTCTTGTAGGAGCACAACCATTTGCTCTGATTGCTTAAGCTATTAAAAGAATAGATGCTTTAGTATGTAAACGCTCTAACAGGAAAAATAGAGACACTTGCAGTATGAGGTCCTAACTTTACGCAGAAATCTGCCAGAAGCGTGCAAATGGGGGAAACTGAGGCGTTTCCTGGACCATACTTAGACAACCAATGCTAAGAAAAAGGTTCAAagctttaaaaattaaaaatcgacGCTAAGTTCCTCAGTCTAAGTCCCTTACTTACAAGTCTACCGGAAGCGAATTAACACTCTGTCACccatataaaagaaaagccCAAATCATGAGCTCCCCAACTGAGACTACCATGTCTTCCATCTTCGGAGTGCTTTCTGGTCAACAGCTTAACGCAGTGatcactttcattttcaatgatCACGGATATTAGAGCATTTTGTATGTgtatgaatttctttttcttggtctaGAAGCATGAAACAAAGAAGTGAAATTCCATGCAATGTGTATTAAAATCATCACGAAAACAAACATGAGACAAGAGCAAATTCCATCTCAGCAGATTCAACTCTTCGTAAACAGTCCACAAGATCTCTTCACATCACTGCTCTGAAAGCACTGATCGCATCACGAGCCGTACGCATCACCACTGTGCACAGctaaaaatcacaaatctaGATCAATCTTCTGGGCGACAAAACAGgacccaagaaagaaaaaaagcctcTGCCTTTGGTGTTGACAGATCACAATACTGCCTCCATTCACTCTCCCGATTTCACAACTTCACAGCTCCAATCTAAACAGACGCGAAATCTCTAACCAAAAATcgtccccccaaaaaaaaaaaaaaaatcgcaaagCAAGACAATCAACGCCTACATAACTACTTGATTCACGTGATCAGGCGTTCGACACCAGCTGGAAGCAcaaaaaataaaggagaaaaCGCAATTTAAACAAGCAAATGCGAGGACGCGAATAGCTAGAAATGCACAAATCACGTCTCTCAGTCCTCCCACGCCAACCTCGACCTCAAAATcaaaaggaccaaaaaaaaaaaaaaaaagcaggcgAAATCCAAATCAACCCCCCGCCCGCGGACACACGGAGCGCaggcgagcgagcgagcgagcgcgGGAGCGTGCAGCGCGGCAGAGACGTACCGGAACGGCGGCGGGCGGGGCGCGGGCCTCGGCGGCGGCGATCGCAGTCGCGGCGGCGTTGACAGTGTCGatgctgttgttgttgttgtagtagttgttgttgttgttgccgccgccgccgtggtTGCCGCTGCCGCCGTTGCTGTGGTGGTGGCGGCTGTGGCTGTGGCTGTGGCTGTGGCTGTGAGCGCCTCTCATTTTGTGGAAAAGCAGAGAGGCTGTGTGAACATcaaaaggagaaggaggaggaagagaaggggAGGAGTGTTGTTGGGTTTCGATCTGGAAAATGGACGCGCTCGCAGAGAGAATGTGCAGACAGCAGGGAGCAAAGAATAATTTTACTTCCCGGTCCCCGTTGAATACTcctcatatatataaatatcatatAATCCAATCTCtaattaatctctaattaatCTCTAATCTAATCACAATACCCAATAATCAActgccctccctccctccctctccacAGTTCGATTCGGTTCTCCTGCTGTTACCCTCCAGACCCCCACTTCCCATCCCACCGTTTCACACCAAATTATCGATTCGAGTTgattcccaaaaaaagaaaaaggaaatagattaactatcacaaaaaatcctaaatttaccttttgtaatataaatatCTCCAATTCTTTTCATGTGACAAAACTAAAATTGGATATATTTGCCGCATTCGTACGAGTATAATAAGtaactttagaatttttagtgacacaaaaaaaaaaaaatcaggacaTTTATGCATGTACTTTCAGATTTTTACTGCAGTACTTACGCTTTATTCTATTAACAGAGCTTTATGATCGGTGCAATTCTTGGAAAGTcgtttttccaattcaattgtGAGTCCAccgtttttttctctcttcgtAGTTTAATTGCAATTGATTTTCCAGGGGAGATCCAGTGAACGGACAGAGCTGAGGTAAGCAACCACCAAATTGCAatattcaaatcattaattCTCAGATAAAACATGTGACCGCATTTAATAAtaatgtacatatatatatatataatttcttttccatttttcttctcattactcTGTGGAGACAGCAGTTGGAAAGTTTCCTACGCGTAATAAAATACGACGAGATACAAAGGATGGAGCCCGGCTGTTGATAAGAACAAAAGGGCCGTCTACTTTGCAATAAAGAAATAGGGTAGTGGGACAGATGGGGGcgaattattttattcatttcccCTAACCATCCAAGGGGTCACAGAATAATGCAATCTTCTTGGTTTTTCTCCATTTCATTAagcggaaaataatttaaaaagagaaaaaagaagaagagaacccCACTTGAGGATAAGAGTTGGACACCGGCCAGCTGgtgtgatttttatttcatttacttttttgcTGACTGACTTAATTATTTGCCAGTGATTTAGAAATGATTATCTCTT
The sequence above is drawn from the Eucalyptus grandis isolate ANBG69807.140 chromosome 11, ASM1654582v1, whole genome shotgun sequence genome and encodes:
- the LOC104426979 gene encoding uncharacterized protein LOC104426979 isoform X2, coding for MRGAHSHSHSHSHSRHHHSNGGSGNHGGGGNNNNNYYNNNNSIDTVNAAATAIAAAEARAPPAALCFLFPNQMQRRRWGSCWSIYWCFGHQKNNKRIGHAVLLPDPVTLGNAAPAAENQATSTAIVLPFNAPPSSPASFLPSDPPSATQSPAGLLSLTSLSINAYSPRGPASIFAVGPYAYETQLVSPPVFSTFTTEPSTAPFTPPPESVQLTTPSSPEVPFAQLLTSSLERTQRGGGTNHKFSLSNCEFLPNQSYPGSPGGNLRSPGSAVSYSGTTSPFTGKHPFVELRMGEAPKLWGFDNFSTRKWGSRIGSGSITPDGAGLRSRLGSGSITPDGMGVGSRLGSGCLTPDGTGPVSCDGFLPFGNQISIRESVPRLDDGSKHDEIIVDHRVSFELTGEDVARCLANKAVASFGTLSKCPEDEAAEVPAERGGTMGVDDDSDERCTEKGTDDKLVKGSGPVEKDHSYQKHRSITLGSTKEFNFDNRNGGISSKPNINSEWWANDKVAGKDMKSGSSWSFFPMLQPEVS
- the LOC104426979 gene encoding uncharacterized protein LOC104426979 isoform X1; amino-acid sequence: MRGAHSHSHSHSHSRHHHSNGGSGNHGGGGNNNNNYYNNNNSIDTVNAAATAIAAAEARAPPAAVPRRRWGSCWSIYWCFGHQKNNKRIGHAVLLPDPVTLGNAAPAAENQATSTAIVLPFNAPPSSPASFLPSDPPSATQSPAGLLSLTSLSINAYSPRGPASIFAVGPYAYETQLVSPPVFSTFTTEPSTAPFTPPPESVQLTTPSSPEVPFAQLLTSSLERTQRGGGTNHKFSLSNCEFLPNQSYPGSPGGNLRSPGSAVSYSGTTSPFTGKHPFVELRMGEAPKLWGFDNFSTRKWGSRIGSGSITPDGAGLRSRLGSGSITPDGMGVGSRLGSGCLTPDGTGPVSCDGFLPFGNQISIRESVPRLDDGSKHDEIIVDHRVSFELTGEDVARCLANKAVASFGTLSKCPEDEAAEVPAERGGTMGVDDDSDERCTEKGTDDKLVKGSGPVEKDHSYQKHRSITLGSTKEFNFDNRNGGISSKPNINSEWWANDKVAGKDMKSGSSWSFFPMLQPEVS